In a genomic window of Phacochoerus africanus isolate WHEZ1 chromosome 6, ROS_Pafr_v1, whole genome shotgun sequence:
- the KLHDC9 gene encoding kelch domain-containing protein 9, giving the protein MAGVGGGAGGSGWTWRPVARDPLLARAFHSCTELRGRFYLVGGLLAGGAREPSSDTVVFDPARGQAVQVRAPGGPRRSHHDAAPVGGRWLCVVGGWDGSRRLATVAALDTEQGVWEVWNAAPGNRPPAGLSSHTCTSLSDRELRVAGREGGTRTQRRYGSIYTLRLDPGARTYCYKEEGCHTVSRSGHCAALLRSPGPHPGHQLLLFGGCNSAEPEVVGRWSHGKIKEEPPVAPCLMEQLARLVSRGQGSRQGPRGLRHHSCSVVGPFAVLFGGETLTRARDTICNDLYIYDTRTSPSLWFHFPCADHGLKRVGHRTCLWNDQLYLVGGFGEDGQTASAQVCILDLFV; this is encoded by the exons AtggcgggggtagggggtggggcagggggctcgGGCTGGACTTGGCGGCCAGTGGCGCGGGACCCGCTGCTGGCGCGGGCCTTCCATTCATGCACCGAACTGCGGGGACGGTTCTATCTGGTGGGGGGTCTCCTAGCCGGGGGAGCAAGAGAGCCGAGCAGTGATACGGTGGTCTTCGACCCTGCTAGGGGTCAGGCGGTGCAGGTGCGAGCCCCGGGCGGACCGAGGCGCAGCCATCATGACGCTGCACCGGTGGGCGGGCGCTGGCTTTGTGTGGTGGGCGGCTGGGACGGGTCGCGCCGCCTGGCCACAGTGGCCGCTCTGGACACAGAGCAGGGTGTGTGGGAGGTGTGGAATGCCGCCCCCGGCAACCGCCCCCCTGCCGGCCTCAGTAGTCACACCTGTACCAGCCTCTCCGACCGAGAGCTGAgggtggcaggcagggagggagggacccgCACTCAGCGCCGCTATGGAAGCATCTACACGCTAAGGCTGGATCCTGGCGCCCGCACCTATTG CTATAAGGAAGAAGGCTGCCACACAGTCTCACGCTCTGGTCACTGTGCTGCCCTCCTGCGAAGTCCTGGGCCCCACCCAGGTCACCAGCTATTGCTCTTTGGGGGTTGCAACTCAGCTGAACCAGAAGTAGTAGGGCGTTGGAGCCATGGAAAGATTAAG GAGGAACCACCCGTTGCACCCTGTTTGATGGAACAGCTTGCAAGGCTCGtgagcagggggcaggggtccAGGCAGGGGCCTCGAGGACTACGGCATCACTCATGTTCTGTGGTTGGGCCCTTTGCTGTGCTGTTTGGTGGAGAAACTCTGACCAGAGCCAGAGACACCATCTGCAATGACCTCTACATCTATGATACCC GCACGTCTCCTTCTCTATGGTTCCACTTCCCCTGTGCAGACCATGGGCTAAAACGCGTGGGCCATCGGACCTGCCTTTGGAACGATCAGCTCTACCTGGTTGGGGGTTTTGGTGAGGATGGCCAGACAGCTAGTGCACAGGTTTGCATTCTGGACCTTTTTGTCTAA